The following are encoded together in the Bradyrhizobium algeriense genome:
- a CDS encoding glutamate-5-semialdehyde dehydrogenase, with translation MTAPLKAIDGTADLPALMTDLAARARSAARVLALASPEQKNSALDAIARAIRSHAPAILAANAEDVAEVRAGGATSAFIDRLSLTPARIEAMADGVTTVRQIADPVGTVAESWQRPNGMTIERVRVPLGVIGVIFESRPNVAADAGVLCLKSGNAVILRGGSDSFRSCRAIHDCLVQGLREAGLPEAAITLVPTRDRAAVGLLLSGLNGGIDVIVPRGGKSLVARVEAEARVPVFAHLEGVNHVYVDRSANLDMAKSIVLNAKMRRTGVCGAAETLLVDRAAGETTLKPLVEMLIESGCEVRGDAAVQKIDTRVKPASDEDWDTEYLDAIIAARVVDGVDAAITHIQDHGSRHTDAIVAEDTKAAEKFLSEVDSAIVLHNASTQFADGGEFGFGAEIGIATGKFHARGPVGAEQLTSFKYRVHGTGQTRP, from the coding sequence ATGACCGCGCCGCTCAAGGCAATCGACGGCACCGCCGATCTGCCCGCTTTGATGACCGATCTCGCTGCCCGCGCCCGCTCCGCCGCGCGGGTGCTGGCGCTTGCCTCGCCCGAGCAGAAGAACAGCGCGCTTGACGCCATCGCACGCGCCATCCGCAGCCATGCGCCGGCCATTCTCGCGGCCAATGCCGAGGATGTCGCCGAGGTTCGCGCCGGCGGTGCGACATCAGCCTTCATCGATCGCCTGTCGCTGACGCCGGCGCGCATCGAGGCGATGGCCGACGGCGTCACCACCGTGCGTCAGATCGCCGATCCCGTCGGCACCGTCGCCGAGAGCTGGCAGCGCCCGAACGGAATGACCATCGAGCGCGTGCGCGTGCCGCTCGGGGTGATCGGCGTGATCTTCGAAAGCCGTCCCAACGTCGCGGCCGATGCGGGCGTGCTATGCCTGAAATCCGGCAACGCGGTGATCCTGCGCGGCGGCTCCGACAGTTTCCGCTCCTGCCGTGCGATTCACGATTGTCTGGTACAGGGGCTTCGCGAGGCGGGTCTCCCCGAAGCGGCGATCACGCTGGTGCCGACGCGCGATCGCGCCGCCGTGGGCCTGCTGCTGAGCGGCTTGAACGGCGGCATCGACGTCATCGTACCGCGCGGGGGAAAAAGCCTCGTCGCGCGTGTCGAGGCGGAAGCCCGCGTGCCGGTGTTCGCGCATCTCGAAGGCGTCAATCACGTCTATGTCGATCGCTCCGCCAATCTGGATATGGCGAAGTCGATCGTGCTGAATGCCAAGATGCGCCGGACCGGCGTCTGCGGTGCGGCCGAGACCCTGCTGGTCGATCGCGCGGCTGGTGAAACCACGCTGAAGCCGCTGGTCGAGATGCTGATCGAATCCGGCTGCGAGGTGCGCGGCGACGCGGCCGTGCAGAAGATCGATACGCGCGTGAAGCCCGCGTCCGACGAGGATTGGGACACCGAGTATCTCGACGCCATCATCGCCGCGCGCGTCGTCGACGGCGTCGATGCTGCGATCACGCATATCCAGGACCACGGCTCGCGCCACACCGACGCGATCGTGGCCGAGGATACAAAGGCCGCCGAGAAATTCCTCAGCGAGGTCGATTCGGCGATCGTGCTGCACAACGCCTCGACGCAGTTCGCCGATGGCGGCGAGTTCGGCTTCGGCGCCGAGATCGGTATTGCCACCGGCAAATTCCACGCCCGCGGCCCTGTTGGCGCCGAGCAACTGACGAGCTTCAAATATCGTGTTCACGGCACCGGGCAGACGCGGCCGTGA
- a CDS encoding GNAT family N-acetyltransferase: MSPSKSLTIPTVAAVAPADIERAVAVLTLAFSADPVTRWTYPEPAQYLARFPVLVRAFGGGAFTEGTARHVENFAGAALWLPPGNELDDAAIGASLPPERESEFAAVFEAMAAYHPQEPHWYLPLIGVDPARHRNGYGAALLEDTLRRCDQDHVAAYLESTNPANITLYQRHGFELRGTIQAGSSPPLFPMFRPAR, from the coding sequence ATGAGCCCTTCGAAGTCACTTACCATTCCGACCGTAGCCGCCGTCGCACCGGCCGATATCGAACGCGCAGTCGCCGTCCTTACGCTCGCCTTCAGTGCGGATCCGGTAACCCGCTGGACCTATCCAGAGCCTGCGCAGTATCTGGCCCGCTTCCCGGTACTGGTGCGCGCGTTTGGCGGCGGCGCTTTCACCGAAGGAACTGCGCGTCACGTCGAGAACTTCGCGGGAGCCGCGCTTTGGCTCCCGCCGGGTAACGAGCTCGATGACGCGGCGATCGGGGCAAGTTTGCCGCCGGAACGGGAAAGCGAGTTTGCCGCCGTGTTCGAAGCGATGGCTGCCTACCATCCGCAGGAGCCGCATTGGTACCTGCCGCTGATCGGCGTCGATCCGGCCCGCCATCGCAACGGTTACGGCGCAGCTCTCCTGGAAGACACCCTTCGCCGGTGCGATCAGGATCATGTCGCGGCTTACCTTGAATCCACCAATCCAGCCAATATCACGCTGTATCAACGGCATGGCTTCGAGCTCCGGGGCACCATCCAGGCAGGGTCATCGCCACCGCTGTTTCCGATGTTTCGCCCGGCACGCTGA
- the proB gene encoding glutamate 5-kinase yields the protein MKRPALKNFRRIVVKVGSSLLIDSHAGEVRSAWLAALAADIAKLHGEGRDVLVVSSGSIALGRSRLKLPRGPLKLEESQGAAAVGQIALARIWSEVLGAHGIGAGQILVTLQDTEERRRYLNARSTIAKLLEWRAVPVINENDTVATNEIRYGDNDRLAARVATMASADLLILLSDIDGLYDAPPGANPNAKLIPIVESVTSEIEGMAGAAESELSRGGMFTKIEAAKIATTSGTHMLIASGKIEHPLQAIADGGRCTWFLTPANPVTARKRWIAGSLEPKGTLTIDAGAVAALRAGKSLLPAGVIRIEGQFARGDAVVVRGPDTHEIGRGLVAYDAEDAEKIKGRSSPDVMAILGISGRAEMIHRDDLVVGPSGVIPAK from the coding sequence ATGAAACGCCCCGCGCTCAAAAACTTTCGCCGCATCGTCGTCAAGGTCGGCTCCTCGCTCCTGATCGACTCCCATGCGGGCGAGGTTCGCTCGGCGTGGCTGGCGGCGCTGGCGGCCGATATCGCCAAGCTGCACGGCGAAGGCCGCGACGTTCTGGTGGTCTCGTCGGGTTCGATTGCGCTCGGGCGCAGCCGCCTGAAATTGCCGCGCGGCCCCCTGAAACTCGAGGAGAGCCAGGGTGCCGCCGCGGTGGGCCAGATCGCGCTGGCGCGGATCTGGTCGGAAGTGCTCGGGGCTCACGGCATCGGCGCCGGACAGATTTTGGTGACGCTGCAGGACACCGAGGAGCGCCGCCGCTATCTCAACGCCCGCTCGACCATCGCCAAATTGCTGGAATGGCGCGCGGTGCCCGTGATCAACGAGAACGACACGGTGGCAACCAACGAAATTCGCTATGGCGACAATGATCGCCTCGCCGCGCGCGTCGCCACCATGGCAAGCGCCGATCTCTTGATCCTGTTGTCCGATATCGATGGCCTCTATGACGCGCCGCCCGGCGCCAATCCCAACGCCAAACTGATTCCAATCGTCGAATCCGTCACCTCGGAGATCGAGGGCATGGCGGGCGCAGCCGAATCCGAACTGTCGCGCGGCGGCATGTTCACCAAGATCGAGGCGGCGAAGATCGCGACGACATCCGGCACGCATATGCTGATTGCGTCGGGCAAGATCGAGCATCCGCTGCAGGCCATTGCGGATGGCGGCCGCTGCACTTGGTTCCTGACACCGGCCAATCCCGTCACCGCGCGAAAGCGCTGGATCGCGGGCTCGCTGGAGCCGAAGGGCACGCTGACCATCGACGCCGGCGCGGTCGCCGCATTGCGCGCAGGCAAAAGCCTGCTGCCGGCCGGCGTGATCCGGATCGAGGGCCAGTTCGCCCGCGGCGACGCGGTCGTGGTGCGCGGCCCCGACACCCACGAGATCGGGCGCGGCCTCGTCGCCTACGACGCGGAGGATGCCGAAAAGATCAAAGGCCGCTCCTCACCGGACGTGATGGCGATCCTCGGCATCTCAGGCCGGGCGGAGATGATCCACCGAGACGATCTGGTGGTGGGCCCGAGCGGGGTAATTCCGGCAAAGTAG
- the obgE gene encoding GTPase ObgE, whose amino-acid sequence MKFLDEAKVYIRSGDGGNGCVAFRREKFIEFGGPSGGNGGRGGDVIVEVADGLNTLIDYRYQQHFKAPKGTNGMGKDRHGANGKSIVLKVPVGTQIFDEDRETLIHDFTELGEKFVLAEGGNGGFGNAHFKSSTNRTPRNANPGQEGEERWIWLRLKLIADAGLVGLPNAGKSTFLSVVSAAKPKIADYPFTTLHPQLGVVNAQGREFVLADIPGLIEGAHEGAGLGDRFLGHVERCRVLLHLIDATCEHAGKAYKTVRTELEAYEGHLADKIEIVALNKIDAVAPDELKKQKDRLKRAAKKTPLLLSGVTGEGVPEALKALVEVIGEAPVSLKAKGGQAEPWAPATPQG is encoded by the coding sequence ATGAAATTCCTTGACGAGGCAAAGGTCTATATCCGCTCCGGCGACGGCGGTAACGGCTGCGTGGCGTTCCGCCGCGAGAAGTTCATCGAGTTCGGCGGCCCCTCCGGCGGCAATGGCGGCCGTGGCGGCGACGTCATCGTCGAGGTCGCCGACGGGCTGAACACCCTGATCGACTATCGCTACCAGCAGCACTTCAAGGCGCCGAAGGGCACCAATGGCATGGGCAAGGACCGCCACGGCGCCAACGGTAAATCGATCGTGCTCAAGGTTCCGGTCGGCACCCAGATTTTCGATGAGGATCGCGAAACGCTGATCCATGACTTCACCGAGCTCGGCGAAAAATTCGTGCTCGCCGAAGGCGGCAATGGCGGCTTCGGCAACGCGCATTTCAAATCCTCCACCAACCGCACGCCGCGCAACGCCAACCCCGGCCAGGAAGGCGAGGAGCGCTGGATCTGGCTGCGGCTGAAACTGATTGCGGATGCCGGCCTCGTCGGCCTGCCCAATGCCGGCAAGTCGACCTTCCTCTCCGTCGTCAGCGCGGCCAAGCCGAAGATCGCCGACTATCCGTTCACGACGCTGCATCCGCAGCTCGGCGTCGTGAATGCGCAGGGCCGCGAATTCGTGCTCGCCGACATTCCCGGGCTGATCGAGGGAGCGCATGAAGGCGCAGGGCTCGGCGACCGCTTTCTCGGCCATGTCGAGCGCTGCCGCGTGCTGCTGCATCTCATCGATGCCACCTGCGAACATGCCGGCAAGGCCTACAAGACGGTGCGGACCGAGCTCGAGGCATATGAAGGACATCTCGCCGACAAGATCGAGATCGTGGCGCTGAACAAGATCGACGCGGTTGCGCCGGACGAATTGAAGAAGCAGAAAGACCGGCTGAAACGCGCAGCGAAAAAGACGCCGCTGTTGCTTTCGGGCGTGACCGGTGAAGGCGTGCCGGAAGCACTCAAGGCGCTGGTCGAGGTGATCGGCGAAGCGCCGGTGTCGCTGAAGGCCAAGGGCGGCCAAGCGGAGCCGTGGGCACCGGCAACGCCGCAGGGCTGA
- a CDS encoding DMT family transporter — MSLFAKISTYDERSARMAGIGLMLLSIFMFSFGDALGKYMVATYSVGQLLWLRACAALLVLLPVIWKQRAEFTRLERPWLQLLRITLSTLEVAAFFLATVYLPLADVITYYLASPIFVTALSGIVLGEHVGWRRWTAILIGFCGVLIALRPSTQTVSWPAMIALGGSLSFAFLMLITRSLRATPDIVLTTSQFGGTFLLGALMSPIGWVTPTIGSLALFAAAGVTSVVALLCINRSLKLAPASVVVPYQYSMIVWAVIFGFVVWGDVPSISTLIGAVIIIGAGIYIFLREQQLGREETVVNPPA; from the coding sequence ATGAGTCTGTTCGCCAAAATCTCCACCTATGACGAGCGTTCCGCGCGCATGGCCGGCATCGGCTTGATGCTGCTGTCGATCTTCATGTTCTCGTTCGGCGATGCGCTCGGCAAATACATGGTCGCGACCTATTCGGTCGGGCAATTGCTGTGGCTGCGCGCCTGCGCGGCGCTATTGGTGCTGTTGCCGGTGATCTGGAAGCAGCGCGCCGAATTCACCCGTCTCGAACGGCCGTGGCTGCAATTGCTTCGCATCACGCTGTCGACGCTGGAAGTCGCCGCCTTCTTCCTCGCCACCGTTTATCTGCCGCTCGCCGACGTCATCACCTATTACCTTGCCTCGCCGATCTTCGTCACCGCGCTGTCGGGCATCGTGCTCGGCGAGCACGTCGGCTGGCGGCGCTGGACCGCGATCCTGATCGGGTTCTGCGGCGTGCTGATTGCACTGCGCCCGTCCACGCAAACCGTGAGCTGGCCTGCGATGATCGCACTCGGGGGCAGCCTGTCGTTTGCGTTCCTGATGCTGATCACCCGCTCGCTGCGGGCGACGCCGGATATCGTGCTGACGACGTCGCAATTCGGCGGCACGTTTCTGCTCGGCGCGCTGATGTCACCGATAGGCTGGGTGACGCCGACGATTGGCAGTCTGGCTCTGTTCGCCGCGGCGGGAGTTACTTCGGTCGTCGCGCTGCTGTGCATCAACCGTTCGCTGAAACTGGCGCCGGCCAGCGTCGTGGTGCCGTATCAATATTCGATGATCGTGTGGGCGGTGATCTTCGGCTTCGTGGTGTGGGGCGACGTGCCGTCGATATCGACGCTGATCGGCGCGGTGATCATCATCGGCGCGGGCATTTATATCTTCCTGCGAGAACAGCAGCTCGGCCGTGAGGAAACGGTGGTCAATCCGCCGGCGTGA
- a CDS encoding GNAT family N-acetyltransferase codes for MLQDIPIPTPALRGTSSCVLETERLTLRRPTLADVKAIAHLANDRRIAENTRRLPYPYLQDHAVEFVRATSTDNTETVFLIEQNYSPVGMVGIDRSEQDGPELGYWLGVAHWGQGFGTEAARAVIDFFFEEFDAEHLISGARVANPASRNILEKCGFQWSGVELHRFEALGSSTPVDRFRLTRGVWSSLKNWGSSTRR; via the coding sequence ATGTTGCAGGACATCCCGATCCCAACCCCGGCCTTGCGCGGGACAAGTAGCTGCGTCCTCGAGACCGAACGGCTGACGTTGCGCCGGCCGACGCTCGCGGACGTAAAAGCGATTGCGCATCTCGCCAACGATCGCCGCATTGCGGAAAACACCCGCCGCCTGCCGTACCCCTATCTGCAGGACCACGCGGTCGAATTCGTGCGCGCGACATCCACCGATAACACCGAGACCGTGTTCCTGATCGAACAGAACTATTCGCCCGTCGGCATGGTCGGCATCGACCGCAGCGAACAGGACGGGCCGGAGCTCGGCTACTGGCTCGGCGTCGCGCATTGGGGCCAGGGCTTCGGCACCGAAGCCGCGCGTGCGGTGATCGATTTCTTCTTCGAGGAGTTCGATGCCGAGCACCTGATTTCGGGCGCCCGCGTCGCCAACCCGGCCTCGCGCAACATCCTGGAGAAATGCGGCTTCCAGTGGAGCGGCGTCGAGCTGCACCGCTTCGAGGCGCTGGGATCCTCGACCCCGGTCGACCGCTTCCGCCTGACGCGCGGCGTCTGGTCGTCGCTGAAGAACTGGGGGAGCTCGACGAGGAGATGA
- the rpmA gene encoding 50S ribosomal protein L27 codes for MAHKKAGGSSRNGRDSAGKRLGIKAYGGEHVIPGNIIARQRGTTWHPGLNVGMGTDHTLFAKVEGHVEFRAKANGRTFVSVVPMTEAAE; via the coding sequence ATGGCTCACAAAAAAGCAGGCGGTTCATCGCGAAACGGACGCGATTCAGCGGGCAAGCGCCTGGGCATCAAGGCCTATGGCGGCGAGCACGTGATTCCCGGCAACATTATCGCGCGTCAGCGCGGCACCACCTGGCATCCCGGCCTTAATGTCGGCATGGGCACCGATCATACTCTCTTTGCCAAGGTCGAAGGTCATGTCGAATTTCGTGCAAAAGCCAACGGTCGCACTTTCGTATCGGTAGTTCCGATGACGGAGGCGGCCGAATAG
- the rplU gene encoding 50S ribosomal protein L21 — MFAVIKTGGRQYRVVPDDVLEIGKIAGDVGTIVQLGEVLVVGADTPVLGTPTVAGASVAAEVLDHKRGPKVIAFKKRRRKNSRRKRGYRDEITVLRITEILTDNAKPSIGPRPKREKVVAPAAEGDDEAPKAAKKKAPAKKAAAKPAAKKAPAKKA, encoded by the coding sequence ATGTTCGCAGTCATCAAAACCGGCGGCCGGCAATACCGCGTCGTTCCGGATGATGTGCTCGAGATAGGCAAGATCGCCGGCGATGTCGGTACGATCGTGCAGCTTGGTGAAGTTCTGGTGGTCGGCGCTGATACGCCGGTGCTGGGCACGCCGACGGTGGCAGGCGCTTCCGTTGCGGCCGAAGTGCTGGATCACAAGCGCGGCCCCAAGGTGATCGCGTTCAAGAAGCGTCGCCGCAAGAATTCGCGCCGCAAGCGCGGCTATCGCGACGAGATCACGGTGCTTCGCATCACCGAGATCCTGACCGATAACGCCAAGCCTTCGATCGGCCCGCGGCCGAAGAGGGAAAAGGTCGTAGCGCCCGCCGCTGAGGGCGACGACGAGGCACCGAAGGCCGCCAAGAAGAAGGCGCCCGCGAAAAAAGCTGCGGCCAAGCCCGCCGCAAAGAAGGCTCCGGCCAAAAAGGCCTGA
- a CDS encoding ROK family protein codes for MAEDTITTTGIARHGATRLPSVEVDSFNIELKDDEGFLGDRASKGAFRKILDGLRKPLKKNGDDPLGKKPAGEIAKPELDEALIGDDIGAAALVHGAIEEFAQELAYVTGRFLKTKAWADTERIVVGGGFRQSRVGELAIARTNIILKAEDFDVELVPIRFHPDDAGLIGTLHLAPSWIFEGHDSILGVDIGGTNIRCGVVETRWKKAPDLSKADVWKSQLWRHADDEPTREGAVKRLVKMLKDLITAAETEGLKLAPFIGIACPGVIDEDGSIEKGAQNLPGNWESSKFNLPASLVEAIPQIGDHDTAVLMHNDAVVQGLSEVPFMQDVERWGVLTIGTGLGNARFTNRRKDNGKDEKKPKKARD; via the coding sequence ATGGCAGAGGACACCATAACGACCACGGGCATCGCCCGCCACGGCGCCACCCGGCTGCCGTCGGTTGAGGTCGATAGTTTCAACATCGAACTGAAGGATGACGAGGGCTTTCTCGGCGACCGCGCCAGCAAGGGGGCTTTCCGCAAGATCCTGGACGGCTTGCGCAAGCCGCTGAAGAAAAACGGCGACGATCCCTTAGGGAAAAAGCCGGCCGGCGAGATCGCCAAGCCCGAACTCGACGAGGCGCTGATTGGCGACGATATCGGCGCCGCGGCCCTGGTGCATGGAGCGATCGAGGAATTCGCCCAGGAGCTGGCCTATGTGACCGGGCGGTTTCTCAAGACCAAGGCGTGGGCCGATACCGAGCGCATCGTGGTCGGCGGCGGTTTCCGGCAGAGCCGTGTCGGCGAGCTCGCCATCGCCCGCACCAACATCATCCTCAAGGCGGAAGATTTCGATGTCGAACTGGTGCCGATCCGCTTTCATCCCGATGACGCCGGCCTGATCGGCACGCTGCATTTGGCGCCGTCGTGGATTTTCGAGGGCCATGACAGCATCCTTGGCGTCGATATCGGCGGCACCAACATCCGCTGCGGCGTGGTGGAGACGCGCTGGAAGAAGGCGCCCGACCTTTCCAAGGCCGACGTCTGGAAGTCCCAGTTGTGGCGGCACGCCGACGATGAGCCGACGCGCGAAGGCGCGGTGAAGCGGCTGGTCAAGATGCTGAAGGATTTGATCACGGCGGCCGAAACCGAAGGCCTGAAGCTCGCGCCCTTTATCGGTATCGCCTGTCCCGGCGTGATCGACGAGGACGGCTCGATCGAAAAGGGTGCGCAGAACCTGCCGGGCAATTGGGAGAGCAGCAAGTTCAACCTGCCCGCAAGCCTGGTGGAAGCGATCCCGCAGATCGGCGATCACGATACCGCCGTGCTGATGCACAATGACGCCGTGGTGCAGGGCCTGTCCGAAGTTCCCTTCATGCAGGACGTCGAGCGCTGGGGCGTGCTGACTATCGGCACCGGCCTCGGCAATGCGCGCTTCACCAATCGGCGCAAGGACAATGGCAAGGACGAGAAAAAGCCGAAAAAGGCGCGGGATTGA